The Helicobacter pylori genome includes a window with the following:
- the guaA gene encoding glutamine-hydrolyzing GMP synthase: MILVLDFGSQYTQLIARRLRESGIYTEIVPFFESIENIQKKAPKGLILSGGPASVYAKDAYKPSGKIFDLNVPILGICYGMQYLVDFLGGVVVGANEQEFGKAVLEITQDSVIFEGVKTKSLVWMSHMDKVIELPKGFTTLAKSPNSPHCAIENGKIFGLQFHPEVVQSEEGGKILENFALLVCGCEKTWGMQHFAQREVARLKEKIANAKVLCAVSGGVDSTVVATLLHRAIKDNLIAVFVDHGLLRKNEKERVQAMFKDLQIPLNTIDAKGIFLSKLKGVSEPELKRKIIGETFIEVFEKEAKKHHLKGKIEFLAQGTLYPDVIESVSVKGPSKVIKTHHNVGGLPEWMDFKLIEPLRELFKDEVRLLGKELGVSQDFLMRHPFPGPGLAVRILGEVSESKIKRLQEADFIFIEELKKANLYDKVWQAFCVLLNVNSVGVMGDNRTYENAICLRAVNASDGMTASFSFLEHSFLEKVSNRITNEVSGINRVVYDITSKPPGTIEWE, from the coding sequence ATGATTTTAGTATTAGATTTTGGGAGCCAATACACACAGCTGATTGCTAGAAGATTGAGAGAGAGCGGGATTTATACAGAAATAGTCCCTTTTTTTGAAAGCATAGAAAACATTCAAAAAAAAGCCCCTAAAGGTTTGATTTTGAGTGGGGGGCCAGCGAGCGTGTATGCTAAAGACGCTTACAAGCCTAGTGGGAAAATCTTTGATTTAAATGTGCCGATTTTAGGGATTTGCTACGGCATGCAGTATTTGGTGGATTTTTTGGGGGGGGTAGTGGTTGGTGCGAACGAGCAAGAATTTGGTAAGGCTGTTTTAGAAATCACCCAAGATTCTGTGATTTTTGAAGGCGTGAAAACCAAAAGCCTTGTGTGGATGAGTCATATGGATAAAGTCATAGAACTGCCTAAAGGCTTCACTACCCTTGCAAAAAGCCCTAATTCCCCCCATTGCGCGATTGAAAACGGCAAGATTTTTGGCTTGCAATTCCACCCAGAAGTCGTTCAAAGCGAAGAAGGGGGTAAGATTTTAGAAAATTTTGCCCTTTTGGTTTGTGGCTGTGAAAAAACTTGGGGGATGCAGCATTTCGCTCAAAGAGAAGTTGCAAGGTTGAAAGAAAAAATTGCTAACGCTAAGGTTTTGTGCGCGGTGAGTGGGGGCGTGGATTCTACGGTGGTCGCTACGCTGTTGCACAGAGCCATTAAGGATAATTTGATCGCTGTTTTTGTGGATCATGGCTTGTTGCGTAAAAATGAAAAAGAAAGGGTGCAAGCGATGTTTAAAGACTTGCAAATCCCTTTAAACACGATAGACGCTAAAGGAATCTTTTTGTCTAAATTAAAGGGCGTGAGCGAGCCTGAATTGAAGCGAAAAATCATCGGCGAAACCTTTATTGAAGTGTTTGAAAAAGAAGCCAAGAAGCACCATTTAAAAGGCAAAATTGAGTTTTTAGCCCAAGGCACTTTATACCCTGATGTGATTGAATCCGTGAGCGTTAAAGGGCCTTCAAAAGTGATCAAAACCCACCATAATGTGGGCGGACTGCCTGAATGGATGGATTTTAAACTCATAGAGCCTTTAAGGGAATTGTTTAAAGATGAGGTGCGTTTGTTGGGTAAGGAATTGGGCGTTAGCCAGGATTTTTTAATGCGCCACCCCTTTCCAGGGCCTGGACTTGCGGTAAGGATTTTAGGCGAAGTCAGCGAGAGTAAGATCAAACGCTTGCAAGAAGCGGATTTTATTTTTATAGAAGAGCTTAAAAAAGCCAATTTGTATGACAAGGTTTGGCAGGCTTTTTGCGTGCTGTTGAATGTCAATTCTGTGGGGGTTATGGGGGATAATCGCACTTATGAAAACGCTATTTGTTTAAGAGCGGTGAATGCGAGCGATGGCATGACAGCGAGCTTTTCATTTTTGGAGCATTCTTTTTTAGAAAAGGTTTCTAATCGTATCACTAATGAAGTGAGCGGTATCAATAGGGTGGTGTATGATATTACTTCTAAGCCACCAGGAACGATTGAATGGGAATGA
- the hpaA2 gene encoding HpaA2 protein encodes MKKGSLAIVLGSLLASGAFYTALADGMPAKQQHNNMGESVELHFHYPIKGKQEPKNGHLVVLIDPKIEANKVIPENYQKEFEKSLFLQLSSFLERKGYSVSQFQDASEIPQDIKEKALLVLRMDGNVAILEDIVEGSDAISEERVIDMSSGYLNLNFVEPKSEDIIHSFGIDVSKIKAVIERVELSRANSGGFVPKTFVHKIKETDHDQAIRKIMNQAYHKVMVNITKELSKKHMEHYEKVSSEMKKRK; translated from the coding sequence ATGAAAAAAGGTAGTTTGGCAATCGTTTTAGGATCGTTATTAGCGAGTGGGGCGTTTTATACGGCTCTAGCTGATGGAATGCCTGCAAAGCAACAGCACAATAATATGGGCGAGTCTGTGGAGTTGCATTTCCACTATCCTATTAAAGGCAAGCAAGAGCCTAAAAATGGTCATTTAGTCGTTTTAATCGATCCTAAGATAGAAGCTAATAAGGTTATCCCTGAAAATTATCAAAAAGAGTTTGAGAAGTCTTTATTCCTCCAATTGAGCAGTTTTTTAGAGAGAAAAGGCTATAGCGTTTCGCAATTTCAAGATGCTAGCGAAATCCCTCAAGACATCAAAGAAAAAGCGTTGCTCGTTTTACGCATGGATGGGAATGTGGCTATCTTAGAAGATATTGTAGAAGGGAGCGATGCGATTAGCGAAGAAAGAGTGATAGACATGTCTTCAGGGTATTTGAACTTGAATTTTGTTGAGCCAAAAAGTGAAGATATTATCCATAGTTTTGGTATTGATGTTTCAAAGATTAAGGCTGTGATTGAAAGAGTGGAATTGAGCCGTGCCAATTCTGGAGGTTTTGTCCCCAAAACTTTTGTGCATAAGATTAAAGAAACCGACCATGACCAAGCCATTAGAAAAATCATGAATCAAGCCTATCACAAAGTGATGGTGAATATCACCAAAGAGTTAAGCAAAAAACACATGGAACATTATGAAAAAGTTTCTAGTGAAATGAAAAAACGGAAGTAG
- a CDS encoding mechanosensitive ion channel family protein, producing the protein MRLLLWWVLVLSLFLNPLRAVEEHETDAVDLFLIFNQINQLNQVIETYKKNPERSAEVSLYNTQKNDLIKSLTSKVLNERDKIGIDINQNLKEQEKIKKRLSRSIKGDNFYTFMKDRLSLDILLIDEILYRFIDKIRSSIDIFSEQKDVESISDAFLLRLGQFKLYTFPKNLDNVKMHELEQMFSDYELRLNTYTEVLRYIKNHPKEVLPKNLIMEVNMDFVLNKISKVLPFTTHSLQVSKIALALMILALLLGLRKLITWLLALLLDWIFEIMQRNKKMHVNVQKSIVSPVSVFLALFSCDVALDIFYYPNASPPKVSMWVGAVYIMLLAWLVIALFKGYGEALVTNMATKSTHNFRKEVINLILKVVYFLIFIVALLGVLKQLGFNVSAIIASLGIGGLAVALAVKDVLANFFASVILLLDNSFSQGDWIVCGEVEGTVVEMGLRRTTIRAFDNALLSVPNSELAGKPIRNWSRRKVGRRIKMEIGLTYSSSQSALQLCVKDIKEMLENHPKIANGADSALQNASDYRYMFKKDIVSIDDFLGYKNNLFVFLDQFADSSINILVYCFSKTVVWEEWLEVKEDVMLKIMGIVEKHHLSFAFPSQSLYVESLPEVSLKEGAKI; encoded by the coding sequence ATGCGTTTATTATTGTGGTGGGTATTGGTATTATCGCTCTTTTTAAATCCTTTGAGAGCGGTTGAAGAGCATGAAACAGATGCGGTGGATCTGTTTTTAATTTTCAATCAAATCAACCAGCTCAATCAAGTCATTGAAACTTACAAAAAAAACCCTGAAAGAAGCGCTGAAGTCTCTCTGTATAACACCCAAAAGAATGATTTGATTAAAAGTTTGACTTCTAAAGTGTTGAATGAAAGGGATAAAATTGGCATTGATATCAATCAAAATTTAAAAGAGCAAGAGAAAATCAAAAAGCGTTTGTCTAGAAGCATTAAGGGCGATAATTTCTACACTTTCATGAAAGATAGATTGTCTTTAGATATTTTGTTGATAGATGAAATTTTGTATCGTTTTATAGATAAAATCAGGAGCAGTATTGATATTTTTAGCGAACAAAAAGATGTGGAAAGTATCAGCGATGCTTTCCTTTTGCGTTTAGGGCAATTCAAACTCTACACTTTCCCTAAAAATTTAGACAATGTCAAAATGCATGAATTAGAGCAGATGTTTAGCGATTATGAATTGCGTTTGAACACTTATACCGAAGTCTTGCGTTACATTAAAAACCACCCTAAAGAAGTGCTTCCTAAAAACCTGATCATGGAAGTGAATATGGATTTTGTGTTAAACAAAATCAGCAAGGTCTTGCCTTTCACGACCCATAGTTTGCAAGTGAGTAAGATTGCACTTGCTTTGATGATTTTAGCCTTATTGTTGGGCTTAAGGAAGTTGATCACTTGGCTTTTAGCTTTATTGCTGGATTGGATTTTTGAAATCATGCAACGCAATAAAAAAATGCATGTCAATGTGCAAAAAAGCATTGTTTCGCCGGTTTCTGTCTTTTTAGCCCTGTTTAGTTGCGATGTGGCTTTAGACATTTTCTACTACCCTAACGCATCGCCCCCTAAAGTTTCTATGTGGGTGGGTGCGGTGTATATCATGCTTTTAGCATGGTTAGTGATAGCGCTTTTTAAAGGCTATGGGGAAGCGTTAGTTACGAATATGGCTACCAAAAGCACGCACAATTTTAGAAAAGAAGTGATCAACTTGATTTTAAAAGTCGTGTATTTTTTGATCTTTATTGTCGCGCTTTTAGGGGTTTTGAAACAACTGGGGTTTAATGTTTCAGCCATTATCGCTTCTTTAGGGATTGGGGGGTTAGCGGTGGCTTTGGCGGTTAAAGATGTGTTGGCGAATTTTTTTGCTTCTGTCATTTTATTATTAGACAATTCGTTTTCTCAAGGGGATTGGATCGTGTGCGGTGAAGTGGAGGGCACGGTGGTGGAAATGGGGTTAAGACGCACCACGATCAGAGCCTTTGATAACGCTCTTTTGTCCGTGCCTAATTCAGAATTAGCCGGAAAACCCATCAGAAATTGGAGCCGTCGTAAAGTGGGAAGGCGTATTAAAATGGAAATAGGCTTAACTTATAGCTCCAGTCAAAGCGCTTTACAGCTTTGCGTGAAAGACATTAAAGAAATGTTAGAAAACCACCCTAAAATCGCCAATGGAGCCGATAGCGCTTTGCAAAACGCGAGCGATTACCGCTACATGTTTAAAAAAGATATTGTTTCTATTGACGATTTTTTAGGGTATAAAAACAATCTGTTTGTCTTTTTGGATCAATTTGCGGACAGCTCTATTAATATTTTGGTGTATTGCTTTTCTAAGACGGTGGTTTGGGAAGAGTGGCTAGAAGTCAAAGAAGACGTGATGCTAAAAATCATGGGGATTGTAGAAAAGCACCATTTGAGTTTTGCTTTCCCATCACAGAGTTTGTATGTGGAGAGTTTGCCAGAAGTTAGCCTAAAAGAAGGGGCTAAAATCTGA
- the cfaS gene encoding cyclopropane fatty acid synthase — translation MISKFLLKNMFKQWKNGDYQVVFWDNSVYRNGEHSPKFTLKIHRPLKFSDIKKDMSLTIAEAYMDGVIDIEGSMDEVMHSLYLQTNYEHLHKHDNAKAIQKPLKESSNISKHYDLGNDFYSIWLDETLSYSCAYFKKDDDTLHAAQLQKLDHTLKKLHLKPGEKLLDIGCGWGYLSVKAAQEYGAEVMGITISSEQYKQANKRVQELGLENKVTIKLLNYQDLDGRLYRFDKVVSVGMFEHVGKDNLPFYFKKVKEVLKTGGMFLLHSILCCFEGKTNAWVDKYIFPGGYLPSLREVMSVMSECDFHLLMAESLRIHYAKTLDIWRDNFNHNLDQVKRLGYDERFIRMWDLYLRTCASAFRVGSADLFQLLLTNSVDNTFPLTKEYIYQ, via the coding sequence ATGATTTCAAAATTTTTGCTCAAAAACATGTTCAAGCAGTGGAAAAACGGCGATTATCAGGTCGTTTTTTGGGATAATAGCGTTTATAGGAATGGCGAACATTCGCCTAAATTCACCCTTAAAATCCATCGCCCCTTAAAATTTAGCGATATTAAAAAAGACATGTCTTTGACGATCGCTGAGGCTTATATGGACGGCGTGATTGATATTGAAGGCTCTATGGATGAGGTGATGCATTCTTTGTATTTGCAAACCAATTATGAGCATTTGCACAAACATGACAACGCTAAAGCTATCCAAAAACCCCTTAAAGAAAGCTCCAACATTTCTAAACATTACGATCTAGGGAATGACTTTTATTCTATCTGGCTAGATGAAACCTTAAGCTATTCATGCGCGTATTTCAAAAAAGACGATGACACCCTCCATGCCGCCCAGCTCCAAAAATTAGATCACACTTTAAAAAAGCTCCACCTAAAGCCGGGCGAAAAACTGCTGGATATAGGCTGTGGTTGGGGCTATCTCTCTGTAAAAGCTGCACAAGAATACGGGGCGGAAGTGATGGGGATCACCATTTCTAGCGAGCAATACAAACAGGCTAACAAACGAGTCCAAGAGCTAGGGTTAGAGAATAAAGTAACGATCAAATTATTGAATTACCAGGATTTAGACGGGCGTTTGTACCGCTTTGATAAGGTAGTGAGCGTGGGCATGTTTGAGCATGTGGGTAAGGATAATTTGCCCTTTTATTTCAAAAAAGTTAAAGAAGTGTTAAAAACGGGTGGGATGTTTTTGCTCCACTCCATTTTATGCTGTTTTGAAGGCAAGACTAACGCATGGGTGGATAAATACATCTTCCCGGGCGGCTACTTGCCCTCTTTAAGAGAAGTGATGAGCGTGATGAGCGAATGCGACTTCCACTTGCTCATGGCTGAAAGCTTACGCATCCATTACGCTAAGACTTTAGACATTTGGCGAGACAACTTCAACCACAATCTAGATCAAGTGAAAAGACTCGGCTATGATGAACGCTTTATCCGCATGTGGGATCTGTATTTAAGAACTTGCGCGTCCGCCTTTAGGGTAGGGAGCGCGGATTTATTCCAATTGCTTTTAACCAACAGCGTGGATAACACTTTCCCCTTAACCAAAGAATACATCTACCAATAA
- the metG gene encoding methionine--tRNA ligase, whose protein sequence is MQKSLITTPIYYVNDIPHIGHAYTTLIADTLKKYYTLQGEEVFFLTGTDEHGQKIEQSARLRNQSPKAYADSISTIFKNQWDFFNLDYDGFIRTTDSEHQKCVQNAFEIMFEKGDIYKGAYSGYYCVSCESYCAISKTDNTNDKVLCPDCLRETTLLEEESYFFRLSAYEKPLLDFYAKNPEAILPVYRKNEVTSFIEQGLLDLSITRTSFEWGIPLPKKMNDPKHVVYVWLDALLNYASALGYLNGLDNKMAHFERARHIVGKDILRFHAIYWPAFLMSLNLPLFKQLCVHGWWTIEGVKMSKSLGNVLDAQKIAMEYGIEELRYFLLREVPFGQDGDFSKKALIERINANLNNDLGNLLNRLLGMAKKYFNYSLKSAKITAYYSKELEKAHQILDNANSFVPKMQLHKALEELFNIYDFLNKLIAKEEPWVLHKNNESEKLEALLSLIANALLQSSFLLYAFMPKSAVKLASAFHAEITPNNYERFFKAKELQDMILQDTEPLFSKMEKIEKTEKAGEIPPEKNEKEKKDRKEKAPLKQENYISIEDFKKVEIKVGLIKEAQRIEKSNKLLRLKVDLGEGYLRQIISGIALDYEPESLVGQMVCVVANLKPAKLMGEMSEGMILAVRDSHNLALISPTREKIAGSLIS, encoded by the coding sequence ATGCAAAAATCACTGATCACAACCCCCATTTATTATGTGAATGATATTCCCCATATTGGCCATGCTTATACGACTTTGATTGCGGACACTTTAAAGAAGTATTACACGCTTCAAGGCGAAGAAGTCTTTTTTTTAACCGGCACCGATGAGCATGGGCAAAAGATCGAACAAAGCGCGAGATTGAGAAATCAAAGCCCTAAAGCTTACGCTGATAGCATTAGCACGATTTTTAAAAACCAGTGGGATTTTTTCAATTTAGATTATGATGGTTTTATCCGCACCACAGACAGCGAGCATCAAAAATGCGTGCAAAACGCCTTTGAAATCATGTTTGAAAAAGGGGATATTTATAAAGGCGCTTATAGCGGGTATTATTGCGTGAGTTGTGAGAGTTATTGCGCGATCTCTAAAACGGACAATACGAACGATAAAGTCTTATGCCCTGATTGCTTGAGAGAAACCACGCTTTTAGAAGAAGAGAGTTATTTTTTCAGATTGAGCGCGTATGAGAAGCCTTTATTGGATTTTTACGCTAAAAACCCTGAAGCGATTTTGCCCGTTTATCGTAAAAATGAGGTAACTTCTTTTATTGAGCAGGGTTTATTGGATTTGTCTATCACGCGCACGAGCTTTGAATGGGGCATTCCTTTGCCTAAAAAAATGAACGATCCTAAACATGTGGTGTATGTTTGGTTGGACGCTTTATTGAATTATGCGAGCGCGTTAGGGTATTTGAATGGTTTAGACAATAAAATGGCGCATTTTGAACGCGCTAGGCATATTGTGGGTAAGGATATTTTACGCTTCCATGCTATTTATTGGCCAGCTTTTTTGATGAGTTTGAATCTGCCCTTATTCAAACAGCTTTGCGTGCATGGGTGGTGGACGATAGAGGGCGTGAAAATGAGTAAGAGCTTGGGTAATGTTTTAGACGCTCAAAAAATTGCTATGGAGTATGGGATTGAAGAATTACGCTATTTTTTATTGCGTGAAGTGCCTTTTGGGCAAGATGGGGATTTTTCTAAAAAAGCGTTAATAGAAAGGATCAATGCGAATTTGAACAACGATTTGGGGAATTTGCTGAATCGTTTGCTAGGCATGGCTAAAAAATATTTCAATTATTCTCTAAAAAGCGCCAAAATCACCGCTTATTATTCTAAAGAGCTAGAAAAAGCGCATCAAATTTTAGACAACGCCAATTCTTTTGTGCCTAAAATGCAATTGCATAAAGCTTTAGAAGAATTGTTTAACATTTATGATTTTTTAAACAAACTCATCGCTAAAGAAGAGCCGTGGGTTTTGCACAAAAACAACGAATCAGAAAAACTAGAAGCCTTATTGAGTTTGATCGCAAACGCGCTTTTGCAATCAAGCTTTTTACTCTATGCGTTCATGCCAAAGAGCGCTGTGAAATTAGCGAGCGCTTTTCATGCAGAAATCACGCCCAATAATTACGAACGCTTTTTTAAGGCTAAAGAATTACAAGATATGATTTTACAAGACACCGAACCTTTATTTTCAAAAATGGAGAAAATTGAAAAGACTGAAAAAGCGGGAGAAATCCCACCAGAAAAAAACGAAAAAGAAAAAAAAGATAGAAAAGAAAAAGCCCCACTAAAACAAGAAAACTATATCAGCATTGAGGATTTTAAAAAAGTAGAGATCAAAGTGGGGCTTATCAAAGAAGCTCAAAGGATTGAAAAATCCAATAAATTACTGCGCTTGAAAGTGGATTTAGGCGAAGGTTATTTGAGGCAGATTATTTCAGGGATCGCTTTGGATTATGAGCCTGAAAGTTTGGTGGGTCAAATGGTGTGCGTGGTGGCTAATTTAAAACCCGCAAAGCTTATGGGTGAAATGAGTGAGGGCATGATTTTGGCGGTGCGAGATAGCCATAATCTGGCTTTAATTAGCCCTACCAGAGAAAAAATTGCAGGAAGTTTGATCAGCTAA
- a CDS encoding ferrochelatase — translation MRLGVNEAVELSLGELQNTPSISYFNSIVLSLNKVQKGSLFVAKDHTLIPKALELGAYGILYTGEYPLSDRDVAWIKLKDIEHSLNHLFKFCLLNERVVGVLLSPIELEIASKIIMSDFVWCLKESLEDLFIIEGCKIAFFDKLEWLHLFYKQERLKEDLKESRLSVLNQSFFCNALVYEKQEYEFKMPCIFLEPLKRVIQLCEKLQIEFDLNLLGKKECPLDHCKPFFVNKNLEIAPYGATARVVVAEASKELFEMMLQKALETLSWGKIVVFCRKNSTAFFEKNNPYCYTTQNNLKEQLRNLAFNFAFIYGISSHHLESLLNPPLFKKTPTLW, via the coding sequence ATGCGATTAGGGGTGAATGAAGCCGTAGAATTGAGTTTGGGCGAATTGCAAAACACGCCCTCAATCAGCTATTTTAATTCTATTGTTTTGTCTTTAAACAAAGTCCAAAAAGGCTCTTTATTTGTAGCCAAAGATCACACTCTCATTCCTAAAGCTTTAGAGTTAGGGGCTTATGGGATTTTATATACAGGAGAATATCCTTTAAGCGATAGGGATGTGGCATGGATCAAGCTTAAAGATATAGAGCATTCTTTGAATCATTTGTTTAAATTTTGTTTGTTGAATGAGCGCGTGGTCGGGGTGCTGTTAAGCCCCATAGAATTAGAGATCGCTTCTAAAATCATCATGAGCGATTTTGTGTGGTGCTTGAAAGAGAGCCTTGAAGATTTATTCATTATAGAGGGGTGTAAAATAGCCTTTTTTGATAAATTGGAGTGGCTCCATTTGTTTTATAAGCAAGAGCGCTTGAAAGAAGATTTAAAGGAAAGCCGTTTAAGCGTTCTCAACCAATCGTTTTTTTGCAACGCTTTAGTCTATGAAAAACAAGAATACGAATTCAAAATGCCATGCATCTTTTTAGAGCCTTTAAAAAGGGTGATTCAATTGTGCGAGAAATTACAAATTGAGTTTGATTTGAATCTTTTAGGCAAAAAAGAATGCCCACTAGATCATTGCAAACCCTTTTTTGTGAATAAAAATTTAGAAATAGCCCCCTATGGTGCAACGGCAAGGGTGGTTGTCGCTGAGGCGTCAAAAGAATTGTTTGAAATGATGCTTCAAAAAGCCCTTGAGACTTTATCGTGGGGGAAAATTGTCGTGTTTTGTCGTAAAAACAGCACGGCTTTCTTTGAAAAAAATAACCCTTATTGTTACACCACTCAAAACAACTTAAAAGAGCAATTAAGAAATTTAGCGTTTAATTTCGCTTTTATTTATGGGATTAGCTCTCATCATTTAGAATCCCTTTTAAACCCCCCTCTTTTTAAAAAAACCCCCACGCTATGGTAA
- the cmoB gene encoding tRNA 5-methoxyuridine(34)/uridine 5-oxyacetic acid(34) synthase CmoB, whose product MLICNDNLNPKTLLEEIMALRPWRKGPFKISQIKIDSEWDSSIKWDLVKNATPLKDKVVADVGCNNGYYLFKMLEHGPKSLVGFDPGVLVKKQFEFLAPFFDKEKKIIYESLGVEDLHEKYSNAFDVIFCLGVLYHRKSPLEALKALYHALKIKGELVLDTLIIDSPLDIALCPKKTYAKMKNVYFIPSVGALKGWCERVGFENFEILSVLKTTPKEQRKTDFILGQSLEDFLDKTDPSKTLEGYDAPLRGYFKMLKPSKR is encoded by the coding sequence ATGCTCATTTGTAACGACAATCTCAATCCAAAAACCCTTTTAGAAGAAATCATGGCGTTAAGGCCATGGCGTAAAGGCCCTTTTAAAATTTCTCAAATCAAGATTGATAGCGAATGGGATAGCTCCATTAAATGGGATCTGGTCAAAAACGCCACTCCTTTAAAAGATAAGGTTGTGGCTGATGTGGGTTGCAATAACGGCTATTACTTGTTTAAAATGCTAGAACATGGGCCTAAAAGTTTGGTGGGGTTTGATCCGGGCGTTTTAGTCAAAAAACAATTTGAATTTTTAGCCCCCTTTTTTGATAAAGAAAAAAAAATCATTTATGAGTCTTTAGGGGTAGAGGATTTGCATGAAAAATATTCTAACGCTTTTGATGTCATTTTTTGCTTAGGGGTGCTATACCACAGAAAAAGCCCGCTAGAGGCTTTAAAAGCCTTGTATCATGCTTTAAAGATAAAAGGGGAGTTGGTGTTGGATACTTTAATCATTGATTCGCCCTTAGACATCGCCCTTTGCCCTAAAAAAACTTATGCTAAAATGAAAAATGTTTATTTTATCCCCAGTGTTGGCGCGCTAAAAGGGTGGTGCGAAAGGGTAGGGTTTGAAAATTTTGAGATTCTTAGCGTCTTAAAGACCACGCCTAAAGAACAGCGTAAAACGGATTTTATTTTGGGGCAGAGTTTGGAAGATTTTTTGGATAAAACAGATCCCTCTAAAACTTTAGAGGGGTATGACGCTCCTTTAAGGGGGTATTTTAAAATGCTTAAACCAAGCAAGCGTTAG
- a CDS encoding hotdog domain-containing protein codes for MQESVVRVDYDSLETCKNFKPSVGTELVVLEKDIAHARFKGNESMVYEENFVHAGFVLIACNYAALCALNKRHSVVVSNNINFYAPLELNQEALIKAQVIQDGVKKAEIKIEAFVLDIQVLEGMIEIVVFDKKPFKFNFKEE; via the coding sequence GTGCAAGAATCAGTCGTTCGTGTGGATTATGACTCTTTAGAGACTTGTAAGAATTTCAAACCAAGCGTTGGCACTGAATTGGTCGTTTTAGAAAAAGATATAGCCCATGCGCGTTTCAAGGGCAATGAAAGCATGGTGTATGAAGAAAATTTTGTGCATGCCGGGTTTGTGCTGATTGCGTGCAATTATGCGGCCTTGTGCGCGTTGAATAAAAGACACAGCGTGGTGGTTTCTAATAACATCAATTTTTATGCCCCCCTAGAATTGAATCAAGAAGCGCTCATTAAAGCGCAAGTGATTCAAGATGGCGTGAAAAAAGCTGAAATCAAAATAGAGGCGTTTGTGTTAGACATTCAGGTTTTAGAGGGAATGATAGAAATCGTGGTGTTTGATAAAAAGCCTTTTAAATTCAATTTTAAAGAAGAGTAG
- a CDS encoding glycosyltransferase family 4 protein, with protein sequence MVIVLVVDSFKDTSNGTSMTAFRFFEALKKRGHVMRVVAPHVDNLGSEEEGYYNLKERYIPLVTEISHKQHILFAKPDEKILRKAFKGADMIHTYLPFLLEKTAVKIAREMQVPYIGSFHLQPEHISYNMKLGWFSWFNMMLFSWFKSSHYRYIHHIHCPSKFIVEELEKYNYGGKKYAISNGFDPMFRFEHPQKSLFDTTPFKIAMVGRYSNEKNQSVLIKAVALSKYKQDIVLLLKGKGPDEKKIKLLAQKLGVKTEFGFVNSNELLEILKTCTLYAHTANVESEAIACLEAISVGIVPVIANSPLSATRQFALDERSLFEPNNAKDLSAKIDWWLENKLERERMQNEYAKSALNYTLENSVIQIEKVYEEAIRDFKNNPHLFKTLS encoded by the coding sequence ATGGTTATTGTTTTAGTCGTGGATAGCTTTAAAGACACCAGTAATGGCACTTCTATGACGGCGTTTCGTTTTTTTGAAGCACTGAAAAAAAGAGGGCATGTTATGAGGGTGGTTGCCCCTCATGTGGATAATTTAGGGAGTGAAGAAGAAGGGTATTACAACCTTAAAGAGCGTTATATCCCCCTAGTTACAGAAATTTCACACAAACAACACATTCTTTTTGCTAAACCGGATGAAAAAATCTTAAGAAAGGCTTTTAAGGGAGCGGATATGATCCATACTTATTTGCCTTTTTTGCTAGAAAAGACAGCCGTAAAAATCGCGCGAGAAATGCAAGTGCCTTATATTGGTTCTTTCCATTTACAGCCAGAGCATATTTCTTATAACATGAAATTGGGGTGGTTTTCTTGGTTTAACATGATGCTTTTTTCGTGGTTTAAATCTTCGCATTACCGCTATATCCACCATATCCATTGCCCGTCAAAATTCATTGTAGAAGAATTAGAAAAATACAACTATGGAGGGAAAAAATACGCTATTTCTAACGGCTTTGATCCCATGTTTAGATTTGAACACCCGCAAAAAAGCCTTTTTGACACCACGCCCTTTAAAATCGCTATGGTAGGGCGCTATTCTAATGAAAAAAATCAAAGCGTTTTAATCAAAGCGGTTGCTTTAAGCAAATACAAACAAGATATTGTATTATTACTCAAAGGCAAAGGGCCTGATGAGAAAAAAATCAAACTTTTAGCCCAAAAACTAGGCGTGAAAACGGAGTTTGGGTTTGTCAATTCTAATGAATTGTTAGAGATTTTAAAAACTTGCACCCTTTATGCGCACACAGCCAATGTGGAAAGCGAAGCGATTGCGTGTTTAGAGGCTATTAGTGTGGGGATTGTGCCTGTTATTGCTAATAGCCCTTTAAGCGCGACCAGGCAATTTGCGCTAGATGAACGATCGTTATTTGAGCCTAATAACGCTAAAGATTTGAGCGCTAAAATAGACTGGTGGTTAGAAAACAAGCTTGAAAGAGAAAGGATGCAAAACGAATACGCTAAAAGCGCTTTAAATTACACTTTAGAAAATTCAGTCATTCAAATTGAAAAAGTTTATGAAGAAGCGATCAGAGATTTTAAAAATAACCCCCATCTCTTTAAAACCCTATCGTAA